One region of Hoeflea sp. 108 genomic DNA includes:
- the betB gene encoding betaine-aldehyde dehydrogenase: MRAQPKASHYVNGRYIDDERGAPIPVIYPATGEIIAELRSATQNIVELALEAAREAQQAWARLKPVERGRILRRASDILRARNEELSRLETLDTGKAIQETLVADAASAADCLEYFAGAVAASNGDYVDLGGPFAYTKREALGVCVGVGAWNYPIQIAGWKSAPALAMGNAMVFKPSENTPLSALALAEIYTEAGLPDGLFNVVQGYGDVGAALAAHPIVDKISLTGSVPTGKKVLSLAGSHMKHATMELGGKSPIIVFDDADLENAIGGAMLGNFYSTGQVCSNGTRVFVQKGLHDRFVERLVERTKSIRIGDPLDPETQMGPLVSKVQHDKVLDYIAVGMNEGAELRCGGGTPSLQGFEGGFFVEPTVFTGVKDNMRIAREEIFGPVMSVLSFDSEDEAIARANDTEFGLAAGVFTKDIVRGHRVIGELKAGTCWINAYNLTPVEIPFGGAKQSGIGRENSLAALQHYSQLKTVYVETGDVASPY, from the coding sequence ATGCGCGCCCAGCCCAAAGCCTCGCATTATGTCAATGGCCGCTACATAGATGATGAACGCGGGGCGCCAATCCCGGTCATCTATCCGGCTACAGGCGAGATCATCGCCGAGTTGCGGTCGGCAACGCAAAACATAGTCGAGCTTGCGCTGGAAGCCGCGCGCGAGGCGCAGCAGGCATGGGCCCGCCTGAAGCCCGTTGAACGCGGCCGCATCCTGCGCCGTGCTTCCGACATCCTGCGTGCCCGCAACGAGGAACTGTCCCGGCTGGAGACCCTCGACACCGGCAAGGCGATCCAGGAAACGCTGGTAGCCGACGCGGCATCCGCCGCCGACTGCCTCGAATATTTCGCCGGGGCGGTCGCAGCCTCTAACGGCGACTATGTCGACCTCGGCGGTCCTTTCGCCTACACCAAGCGCGAGGCGCTCGGCGTCTGTGTCGGCGTCGGCGCCTGGAACTACCCGATCCAGATCGCCGGTTGGAAGTCCGCCCCCGCGCTCGCCATGGGTAACGCCATGGTGTTCAAGCCCTCCGAGAACACCCCTCTCTCGGCACTGGCGCTGGCCGAGATTTACACCGAGGCCGGCCTGCCCGACGGGCTGTTCAATGTCGTCCAGGGTTATGGCGACGTCGGCGCGGCCCTCGCCGCGCATCCAATCGTCGACAAGATCTCGCTCACCGGCTCGGTGCCCACGGGCAAGAAGGTGCTGTCGCTCGCCGGCTCGCACATGAAGCACGCGACGATGGAACTCGGCGGCAAGTCGCCGATCATCGTCTTCGACGACGCCGATCTCGAAAACGCTATCGGCGGTGCCATGCTCGGCAATTTCTACTCGACCGGTCAGGTCTGCTCCAATGGCACGCGGGTCTTCGTCCAGAAGGGCCTGCACGATCGGTTCGTCGAACGTTTGGTCGAACGCACCAAGTCGATCCGCATCGGCGATCCCCTCGACCCCGAGACCCAGATGGGCCCGCTGGTCAGCAAGGTCCAGCACGACAAGGTTCTTGATTACATTGCCGTCGGCATGAATGAGGGGGCGGAGCTGCGCTGCGGCGGCGGCACGCCCTCGCTGCAAGGCTTCGAGGGCGGCTTCTTCGTTGAACCGACCGTTTTCACCGGCGTGAAGGACAACATGCGCATCGCCCGCGAAGAAATCTTCGGCCCGGTGATGAGCGTGCTCTCTTTCGACAGCGAAGACGAGGCGATCGCGCGTGCCAACGACACCGAATTCGGCCTCGCCGCAGGCGTCTTCACCAAAGACATTGTGCGTGGACACCGCGTCATCGGCGAGCTCAAGGCCGGCACCTGCTGGATCAACGCCTACAATCTGACGCCAGTCGAAATCCCCTTCGGCGGCGCCAAGCAGTCGGGCATCGGCCGCGAGAACTCGCTTGCGGCCCTCCAGCATTACTCGCAACTCAAGACTGTTTATGTCGAGACAGGCGACGTCGCGAGCCCGTACTGA
- the betA gene encoding choline dehydrogenase — protein sequence MLEADFVIVGSGSAGSAMAYRLSEDGKHSVIVIEYGGTDFGPLIQMPSALSIPLNMSRYDWGYSSEPEPHLGGRVLATPRGKVLGGSSSINGMVYVRGHAHDFDHWAEQGATGWGYADVLPYFKRMEHSNGGEEGWRGTSGPLNVQRGPRKNPLYQAFVDAGRQAGFELTEDYNGSKQEGFGAMEQTIHGGRRWSVANAYLRPALKRGNVRVVNGFARRVVIENQRAVGVEIEARRKIQVVKARREVIVAASSINSPKLLMLSGIGPAEHLKKHGIAVRADRRGVGQNLQDHMELYIQQESTQPITLHSVFNPFSKALIGAEWLLFKTGLGATNHFEAAAFVRSKAGVDYPDIQFHFLPAAVRYDGKAAAKSHGFQAHVGPMRSKSRGAITLRSDDPWDKPEIRFNYMSHPDDWADFRHCIRLTREIFGQSAFDPFRGSEISPGSHVQSDKQLDDFIREHSESAYHPCGTCRMGRADDPTSVVDPECRVIGVEGLRVADSSIFPRVTNGNLNGPSIMTGEKAADHILGRTPLAPSNQEPWINPRWQVSDR from the coding sequence TCGAGTACGGCGGCACCGACTTCGGCCCGCTGATCCAGATGCCGTCGGCGCTGTCGATCCCGCTCAACATGAGCCGCTACGACTGGGGCTATTCCAGCGAGCCCGAGCCGCATCTCGGCGGGCGTGTGCTGGCCACCCCGCGCGGAAAAGTGCTCGGCGGCTCGTCCTCGATCAACGGCATGGTCTATGTCCGCGGCCACGCCCACGACTTCGATCACTGGGCCGAACAGGGCGCGACCGGCTGGGGCTATGCCGACGTGCTGCCCTACTTCAAGCGCATGGAGCACTCGAATGGCGGCGAAGAAGGCTGGCGCGGCACCTCGGGTCCGCTCAACGTGCAGCGCGGTCCGCGCAAGAACCCGCTCTACCAGGCCTTTGTCGACGCCGGCCGGCAGGCCGGTTTCGAGCTGACCGAGGACTATAACGGCTCCAAGCAGGAAGGCTTTGGGGCCATGGAGCAGACCATCCATGGCGGGCGCCGCTGGTCGGTCGCCAACGCCTATCTGCGTCCAGCGCTGAAACGCGGAAATGTCCGTGTCGTCAATGGTTTCGCCAGGCGCGTGGTGATCGAGAATCAACGCGCCGTCGGCGTCGAGATCGAAGCTCGCAGGAAGATTCAGGTCGTTAAGGCAAGACGCGAGGTGATCGTCGCTGCCTCCTCGATCAATTCGCCGAAACTTTTGATGCTCTCGGGCATCGGCCCGGCCGAGCACCTGAAGAAGCACGGCATCGCGGTGCGCGCCGACAGGCGCGGCGTCGGCCAGAATCTCCAGGACCATATGGAGCTCTACATCCAGCAGGAATCGACCCAGCCGATCACCCTGCATTCGGTCTTCAATCCGTTCTCCAAGGCGCTGATCGGAGCCGAGTGGCTGCTGTTCAAGACCGGCCTCGGCGCAACCAACCATTTCGAGGCGGCGGCCTTCGTGCGCTCAAAAGCCGGTGTCGATTATCCCGACATCCAGTTCCACTTCCTGCCGGCAGCAGTTCGCTACGACGGCAAGGCGGCGGCCAAGTCGCATGGCTTCCAGGCTCATGTCGGCCCGATGCGGTCGAAGTCGCGCGGCGCGATCACCCTTCGCTCCGATGATCCGTGGGACAAACCCGAGATCCGCTTCAACTACATGTCGCATCCCGACGACTGGGCCGATTTCCGCCACTGCATCCGGCTGACCCGCGAGATATTTGGCCAGTCCGCCTTCGATCCGTTCCGCGGCAGCGAGATTTCGCCAGGCAGCCACGTGCAGTCGGACAAGCAGCTCGACGACTTCATCCGTGAGCACTCCGAAAGCGCCTATCACCCCTGCGGCACCTGCCGCATGGGCCGGGCCGACGATCCGACCAGCGTCGTCGATCCGGAATGCCGGGTGATCGGCGTCGAGGGCCTGCGTGTCGCCGATTCCTCGATCTTCCCGCGCGTGACGAACGGCAATCTCAACGGCCCGTCGATCATGACCGGAGAGAAGGCCGCCGACCACATCCTTGGCCGGACGCCGCTTGCGCCGTCCAACCAGGAGCCGTGGATCAATCCGCGCTGGCAGGTCTCCGACAGATAG